One Nitrospina watsonii DNA segment encodes these proteins:
- a CDS encoding type III pantothenate kinase encodes MLLAVDIGNTNIVFGLYDADCLRTHWRIRTERNRTVDEYWVLANEFILLNDITTGTIDDIVISCVVPPLIPVFEELSRKYFNTEPLVVGPGIKTGIPILYKNPAEVGADRIVNAVAGFEKYGGPLIIVDFGTAITFDVVSKKGEYLGGAIFPGLQISLEALYKSTAKLSPVDLVRPEKVIGKSTVESIQAGTIYGFVGMIENIVTKIQGELGQTAKVIGTGGLLKVIADQMPVIEVIDPFLTLEGLKILYDRNRQGK; translated from the coding sequence ATGTTACTCGCGGTTGATATTGGCAACACCAACATCGTGTTCGGGCTGTATGACGCGGACTGCCTGCGCACGCACTGGCGTATCCGCACGGAACGCAACCGGACCGTGGACGAATACTGGGTGCTGGCCAATGAGTTCATCCTGCTCAACGACATCACCACCGGCACCATCGACGATATCGTCATCTCCTGCGTGGTGCCGCCGCTTATCCCGGTGTTCGAGGAGTTGTCGCGCAAATATTTCAACACCGAGCCGCTGGTGGTGGGGCCGGGCATCAAGACCGGCATCCCCATCCTGTACAAGAATCCGGCGGAGGTGGGCGCGGACCGCATCGTCAACGCCGTGGCGGGTTTCGAAAAATACGGCGGGCCGTTGATCATCGTCGATTTCGGCACCGCCATCACGTTTGATGTGGTGTCGAAAAAAGGCGAGTACCTGGGCGGCGCCATTTTCCCGGGCCTGCAGATTTCGCTGGAAGCGCTTTACAAGAGCACGGCGAAGCTGTCGCCGGTGGACCTGGTGCGGCCGGAAAAAGTGATCGGCAAATCGACGGTGGAAAGCATTCAGGCCGGAACCATTTACGGCTTCGTCGGCATGATCGAGAATATTGTCACCAAAATTCAGGGGGAGCTGGGGCAGACGGCCAAGGTGATCGGCACCGGCGGGTTGCTCAAGGTGATTGCCGACCAGATGCCGGTGATCGA